A window of Fundidesulfovibrio putealis DSM 16056 genomic DNA:
AGTTTCGGCTATCTCTCGGACCTGGGCCAGCTTTCTGCGGCCCATGAGGTGTGTCTTGGCTATCTGCCTGTCCGATTCGCCAAGGCGCATCCGGACAAGAGCATGGCGATATTCAAACATCTCGAACCTCCGATTGGACATCCCGCGTACCTCCCGCTCGTGAATCCGGCGGAAATACGTGGCATCTCGAAGGTCCGAAACCCGGTTCGGCCAGGCTAGACTGGCTCCATTACCTGATCATCAAATGGCCCCATTGCGTGAGCACTGGGTGGCTCCATTAGGTGAACATCCGGTGGCTCCATTGGGTGAACATCGAATGGACCCATAGGGGCGGTCGCCGACAGTTCATTCCTCCATATCTCGCTCCTCTTGGAAGCTCCAGAGCCGGGGAAGCCCAATCCCCCAGCTCCAGGGAAAAGCTCCAGGGCGGCCCTGTTATGTGGGAAATTGGGGGACAGGGGAGGCTGAGGGGTGCTGGGGCTTTTGGCCGAGAGGCAGATGGAATTTGGACGGTGCAGACACAGGGCCGGGCATATTCACCGGGAGCCCTTCGTCATCAACTGCCAGCATGCGTTTCACACCTGTACCGCCCCAGCACTTCAGCTCTTTGCCTGCTTACACCCGTTGCGATCGAAACGAATGGAAGAAGCGGGAAACGAGGAGGCTGACGGGGAAATGGGGCTTTGTGCACAGGCAGGAACTGTACTTGACCAAAAGCGAACTACCCAGCTTCGTGCGCATCTATTCTTTATCAATCAACAAACACCACATGACAAATCGGGAAACCCTACCTATCTTCCTTCCGAATATTACCTTAGCCTCCTACCCAGGGGGAGTTAAACGTGCTGGTAGAATGCAGATGCGGAGAGCAAATCCGTTTACGAGACAAAGCATGCAGCTGCTGCGGACAGTCGACATCCGTATGGAGACAGTACGAGAGGTATGTACATAAACTTGCTGGCGATGTAAGAACAATCAGCATTGCGGACTTCGTTTATTGCCTACTGTTTGGCCCGCTGTATTTCATGTCACTCAAGATGTGGAAACCAATGGCTGTCATGACAATTACCTTTGCAGGTTTCTTCATATCTTCAAGTTACAACACCATGTTTCCATTAGTCGCCCCCATATATTTCGCGATCAATTGGATCGGCTATCCAGCGATGGCAATGCGCCTCAAGCGGCGGCACTATATAGCCCTAGGATATGAATCCAGATACTAATTGCGGTATTAATGTCCCCCAAACACCACAGGATCCTTCGCTCTCACCGATACCAGGGTACTGAAGCAACTCTTTCGTTTTGTGCAGGATCATAATCCTCTGACTGTGTCACCACTGACACTCTAAAATTTATCGGTGCGATTCGGCGAAATTGGCAAGCGGACAATAAACTTGGTGCCCTTGTCAGGCATAGACTCGACATTAATTGTGCCATTATGATTGTCAACAATAATGAAATAAGACACAGAAAGGCCGAGCCCCGTACCCTTTCCGACGGGTTTAGTAGTGAAAAACGGCTCGAAGACGTGCCTGCTGACGTCCTCGGCGATGCCAGACCCATTGTCTTCAATCTCAATGCACGCCCACTCACCGTCCGCAAACGTTTTTAATGAGATGACTGGAGAAGGAGTCCCGGCCATGGCCTGAGCTGCGTTGGTTAGGATGTTCATAACTACTTGCTGAATTTGCGCTTCAATACATGAAACAAGTGGCAGGACGGGGTCATAATCTCGAACAGTCCGAATATGCCTGAAATCGTATTTCTTTTCCAAGTCGTAGTCCGTAGAACAAAGCTCTAAGGTCTTATCCAAAAGAGCGTTTATGCTTATCGGGACATGGCCTGATGTACTTTTGCGACTAAACTCAAGCATGCTTGAAACTATATGAGCGGCTCTTTCTCCAGCATGCTGTATGGACTCAAGCGCAGAAAAGATGCCGCGTTTCTCCATATAGCACTTGATCGAGTCAAATGAGCATCCGGCATGCGCTGCAGCACTTAAATTCCCTGGAATTTCAGCTGCAAGGCGACTCATCAACACCTGAACATTCTGCACAATTCCGCTTAAGGGATTATTTATCTCGTGCGCCATCCCGGCAGCTAATCCGCCAACGCTCATCATTTTTTCAGATTGAATTATCAAATCCTGCATCTTCTTGCGACCGGTGATGTCGAGATACAACGTTGCGACCGCCCTATGTCCTGTTTTGAAAACATATACCTCGAAGACTCCTGAAATATTTTTGTCCTGATATGGCGTCTCGAACGTCTGCATGCAGATTTTTCCAAGCGCAACCTCTCGATACATTTCCGGTATGTTAGTCCCATTGAGACCTGGGAAAGCGTCCTCAATGAACATGCCAATGAGCTTTGAATGCTCAATGTTAAGCAAACTGTCTGACGCTGGGTTTGCAGCAACAAGGATCAATCGATCATTCTCATCTAATTGGTAGAAATGTATGCCCATCGGAGAAGATTCCACAATGCTTTTGAAACGCTCCTCAGACACACTCAATGCATGCTCAGCTAGCTTTCTCTCGGTGATATCACGAACGTTAACGAATACCCCACGGATATCTGGATTCTCCAGTTGGTTCGTCCCCCATGCTTCAAGATACACCCATGAGCCGTTCTTATGCTTATGTCTGTACTGAGTCCCCCCCATTCCATCCTTCAAAATTGTTGTAAACGTTGCCATAACCCGCTCCTGATCATCTGGGTGAATCATTGTCTTGATGACAGGAATCCCTATCAGTTCTGACGGATTGTACCCCAGCATCCTCTCAACCGCATCACTGACAAAAATTTGAATTCCTTCCGCATCAAGAATTGTTATCGAATCAAATGAGTACCGGACAATCTCCGAGAAACGCCGTTCTCTCGCCAGAATAGTCTCTTCAGTCAGCTTGTTTTCAGTTATATCCTCCACACTGACTAATGCGTACCGCATTCCGTCAATATAGAGTGGAGTAACGGCAAATTTCACCCATAAGACATCCTGGTCTCTGTCAGAGTAAAAACGGGATTCGCCGCGCAGACCTGCGGCCCCTCCCTCACCCTTCAGAATCGTTTCGATGGCGTTGCTCAACTCGCATTGCAGACATTCAGGGGATTGACCGCACTCACTTTGATTCAAACTTCTGCTTCTACATGCAATGAGGTCGCAGAAGCAATTCGTGCATTCAGTCGGGTGGAACTTAAACAAATCTCGGGCAATGGAGTTGATAAACAGGAGGGTGCGATCTTGGCCAATGACGAACATGCTCATCGGCGAGGCTTCGAGAACTGTGCGCAGGCTGGTCTTGGCGTCCAACAACGCATCCACCTTCCGTTCGTCAGGACTTGAGTTGTTACGGTGCTTGGCCATCGAAACCTCGCCAGGAATGATCCTCTTTTCCAACTCTTAAGACACATGACGAGCCTGTACAAGGATTATACAAAGAGAGCCCCAGCAGACAAACTGCCCAGAGTAAATCCCTAATCCCCTGTGACTCACTGCAGCTGTCCCCGCGTCAAAACTTACGTCATCACTCATCCAGGTAGAAAATGATGCGCGACACCAACCCTGGTCATCCCTCGTCCTTCGACTTTCTCCATAGATGCACCGGAGATGTCCGAATGTCCAAACCGACGCAGCCGCCCAGGATCAGTAAACACCCCAGGTGCCCGCAACCCTTTTATTTTTCCCAGAAAGGTCGCTTTCAAAATAGCTCAAGCTCAAGCCCCGTCAGCGCTTCATCATCCTTCGGAGCATTTGCGAATACCCAGGCCAGGAGCAGCAAAACCCAATACCCACCACCGCTTGAAAATCCACCAAGAGTCCCTTCGCCAAGGGCCTCATGCTCCGCTCCGTCTTCTCCAGGAGAAAACATCAATACCCAGCGAATAGACGCAGCAAAAGACAACCTCTTGAAAAACTTTCAAGAGGCCTTCGTCTTCGATGATCAAACAGGGGTGATTGTGCTTCGCTGGATCAGCTCAGCCTGGGGGTGCCAACAACTTTTGTTGGCGGATGTTGGCTAAGTAAAAATTTGAAGGGGTTACCCAGTTTCCTGGATAACCCCTTGAAATAAGTGGTGGAGCTGGACGGAATCGAACCGACGACCTCTTGAATGCCATTCAAGCGCTCTCCCAACTGAGCTACAGCCCCACACGGGAGAACTGCTTTTGCCCGAGACTTTCGAATCCGTCAACAGCAAATTTTCATTTTTTAAAAATTTCTTCATCCCCCCTTCCCTCGCGCAGGTCCCGCCTGATACATCCAGCCCGTCTGGAGGCTTCTAACGTGCTAGCCCTGCTGCATCGACTTCTCATCAAAACCGTCTGGCTCGTCGTGGTGTTCCTGGGGATCACCCTGGTGAGCTTCTGGGTCATGCATCTGGCCCCCGGCAAACCCACCGACCTCCAGACGGACCTGAACCCGCTCATCACCCCCGAGGCCGTGGCGCGCCTGGAAAAGCTCTACGGCCTGGACCAGCCCGTGCACATCCAATACTGGCTGTGGCTGAAACGCCTCTCCAAGCTGGACTTCGGCAACGCCCTCACCGGCGACCGCCGCCCCGTCTGGGACAAGATCAAGGAGCGACTGCCGCTTACCTTCGGCATGAACCTGGCCGCGCTTATCCTCACGCTCTCTTTGGCCATCCCAATAGGCGTCACGGCAGCGGCCAAACAGAACGGCTTCTTCGACCGGGCGTCCACCGTGTTCGTGTTCGTGGGCTTTGCCATGCCCGGATTCTGGCTGGCGCTGTTGTTGATGCTGCTTTTCGGCATCGTCTGGCCCATTTTCCCCATCTCGGGCCTGACCTCGCCGGACCACGCCCTGATGCCCTGGTGGCGCCAGACCCTGGACCTGTGCGCGCATCTGGCCCTGCCCATGTTCATCTACGTGTTCGGCGGGCTTGCGGGCATGAGCCGTTACATGCGCTCCTCCATGCTGGAGGTGCTGCGCCAGGACTACATTCTCACCGCGCGCGCCAAGGGCCTGTCCGAACGCGTGGTCATCTACCGCCACGCCCTGCGAAACGCCCTGCTGCCGGTGATCACCCTGCTGGGCCTGTCCATCCCCGGCCTCATCGGCGGCTCGGTCATCATCGAGCAGATATTCTCCCTGCCGGGCCTGGGGCAGCTCTTCTACCAGGGCGTCATGTCGCGCGACTATCCGCTCATTATGGCCAACCTGGTGCTCGGCGCGGGCCTGACCCTGGCCGGAAACATGCTGGCCGACGTGGGCTACTCCCTGGCCGACCCGCGCATCCGCTCCGGAGGCGGCAATGGCTGATTCCGGCCTGCGCCGCGCCCTGGCGCACCCCATGTTCGTGGCGGGCATGGGCCTTGTGGGGCTCATCTCCCTGGCGGCCATCTTCGCGCCGCTCATCACGCCCATTGACCCGACGGCCCTGGATGTGAACAACGTGCTCAGGGCCCCGAGCCTCGCCCATCCCTTCGGCACCGACGCCCTGGGGCGCGACGTGCTCTCGCGCATGCTCTACGGCGGGCGCGTGTCTTTGTGGGTTGGCTTTCTGGCCGTGGGCCTGTCCGTGGCGCTTGGGCTCTTCTTCGGCCTCGTTGCGGGCTACTTCGGCGGCCTGATCGACGAAGTGGTGATGCGCGGCGTGGACGTAATGCTCTGCTTCCCGTCGTTTTTCCTGATTCTGGCGGTGATCGCCTTTCTGGAGCCGTCGCTGACCAACATCATGATAATAATCGGCCTGACCTCCTGGATGGGCGTGGCCCGACTCGTGCGCGCCGAGGCACTGACGCTCAAGCACCGCGACTTCGTGCGCGCTGCCAAGCTGGCCGGGGCCGGGAACCCGCGCATTCTGCTGCGACACATCCTGCCCAACGCCGCCGCGCCCGTGCTGGTGTCGGCGACGCTTGGCGTGGCGGGCGCGATACTGACCGAATCGTCGCTGTCGTTCCTGGGGCTCGGGGTGCAGCCGCCCATGCCCTCCTGGGGCAACATGCTGCTGGAAGGCAAGGAAGTGCTTGAGATCGCCCCTTGGCTATCGCTCTTCCCAGGTATCGCCATCCTGCTGACCGTGCTGGGGTACAACCTGCTGGGCGAATCGCTGCGAGACATTCTGGACCCGAGGCTGAGGCAGTAAGAGAATAGTAAGAGATGACCAGGGCTCTGCCCTGGACCCGCCAGGGGGATGATCCCCCTGGACCCTCAATGGGCTTCGCATTCTTGAGCGGGGGCGCTAGCTGGGGGTTGGGAATTGTAATGGGCGTGCCATGCGCGGCGGGCGACGAATCGTCTTCAAATCGATTCGAGTCCGCCGCGCATGGCACGAACGGGACAACTCCCAACCCCCAGCCCCCAATCGACGAAACGACATACTGTCGCGCTGGAATGCGAAGCTACTTAATAGTTTTTGAGAGGAGGTCCCGGAGGAGAACTTTTTTCAAAAAGTTCTCCTCTGGGCCGCCGGAGGCACTCCACTCGTGATAGAACTCTTGCGCATCAAGAACCTGGCCCTCATAGCCGACGTGGAGCTCGAATTCGCGCCGGGCCTGAACGTGCTGACCGGCGAGACAGGCGCGGGCAAGACCTTCGTGCTCAAAGCCCTGGAATTCCTCACCGGCGAGCGCCTCACCCCGGACATGGTCCGCCCCGGCGCGGAGAAGGCCCAGGTGGAGGCCCTGTTCGTGGACCAGGGGGAAGACCTGATCCTTAGGCGCGAGCTCTCGGCGCAGACGGGCCGCGCCCGCCTGTACATCAACGACCAGCTGGCCACCCAGGACGCCGTGCGCGAACTGAAGCCGCGCCTCTTGCTTCACGCCAGCCAGCACGGCCAGCAGCAACTTCTGGCCCCGGCCTTCCAGGCCAGACTGCTCGATCACTTCCTGCCGGACGCGGGGCTCCTGGAAGAACGCAACGGGCTGGTGCGCGAGCTGACCGGCCTGGAGCGCGACATCCAGTCTCTGCACGAGCGCCTCGCCCACCTGGAAGACCGGCGCGAAGTGCTGGAGTTGAAGCGCGCCGAAATCGACAAGGTTGCTCCCCTGGAAGGCGAGG
This region includes:
- a CDS encoding ABC transporter permease; this translates as MLALLHRLLIKTVWLVVVFLGITLVSFWVMHLAPGKPTDLQTDLNPLITPEAVARLEKLYGLDQPVHIQYWLWLKRLSKLDFGNALTGDRRPVWDKIKERLPLTFGMNLAALILTLSLAIPIGVTAAAKQNGFFDRASTVFVFVGFAMPGFWLALLLMLLFGIVWPIFPISGLTSPDHALMPWWRQTLDLCAHLALPMFIYVFGGLAGMSRYMRSSMLEVLRQDYILTARAKGLSERVVIYRHALRNALLPVITLLGLSIPGLIGGSVIIEQIFSLPGLGQLFYQGVMSRDYPLIMANLVLGAGLTLAGNMLADVGYSLADPRIRSGGGNG
- a CDS encoding PAS domain S-box protein; translation: MAKHRNNSSPDERKVDALLDAKTSLRTVLEASPMSMFVIGQDRTLLFINSIARDLFKFHPTECTNCFCDLIACRSRSLNQSECGQSPECLQCELSNAIETILKGEGGAAGLRGESRFYSDRDQDVLWVKFAVTPLYIDGMRYALVSVEDITENKLTEETILARERRFSEIVRYSFDSITILDAEGIQIFVSDAVERMLGYNPSELIGIPVIKTMIHPDDQERVMATFTTILKDGMGGTQYRHKHKNGSWVYLEAWGTNQLENPDIRGVFVNVRDITERKLAEHALSVSEERFKSIVESSPMGIHFYQLDENDRLILVAANPASDSLLNIEHSKLIGMFIEDAFPGLNGTNIPEMYREVALGKICMQTFETPYQDKNISGVFEVYVFKTGHRAVATLYLDITGRKKMQDLIIQSEKMMSVGGLAAGMAHEINNPLSGIVQNVQVLMSRLAAEIPGNLSAAAHAGCSFDSIKCYMEKRGIFSALESIQHAGERAAHIVSSMLEFSRKSTSGHVPISINALLDKTLELCSTDYDLEKKYDFRHIRTVRDYDPVLPLVSCIEAQIQQVVMNILTNAAQAMAGTPSPVISLKTFADGEWACIEIEDNGSGIAEDVSRHVFEPFFTTKPVGKGTGLGLSVSYFIIVDNHNGTINVESMPDKGTKFIVRLPISPNRTDKF
- a CDS encoding ABC transporter permease; translated protein: MADSGLRRALAHPMFVAGMGLVGLISLAAIFAPLITPIDPTALDVNNVLRAPSLAHPFGTDALGRDVLSRMLYGGRVSLWVGFLAVGLSVALGLFFGLVAGYFGGLIDEVVMRGVDVMLCFPSFFLILAVIAFLEPSLTNIMIIIGLTSWMGVARLVRAEALTLKHRDFVRAAKLAGAGNPRILLRHILPNAAAPVLVSATLGVAGAILTESSLSFLGLGVQPPMPSWGNMLLEGKEVLEIAPWLSLFPGIAILLTVLGYNLLGESLRDILDPRLRQ